In a single window of the Flavivirga spongiicola genome:
- a CDS encoding DUF2264 domain-containing protein, translating to MKKKLVLVLLSMIPFLNFAQNDRAIWVNEMVKMADPVLVSLSEGKLKENMPTEQSSFEYGDRSSFAHLEAFGRLMAGMAPWLELGKDSTDEGQLRKKYIELTHKAIRNAVDPESSDYMNFSNGNQPLVDVAFLAQAFIRAPNEMWEPLDDDTKRMVIEAFKKSRTISDIPYNNWLLFAASVEAFMIKFTDDADYVRIEYALQKHMEWYVGDGLYADGKYYHWDYYNSFVIHPMLIDILSVLQGTKYRLKSLNETVLKRAQRYGEILERQISPIGTFPIVGRSTVYRFGVFQALSQLVLLEKLPVKLSEGQVRSGLTAVLKKLQNAKGLYDKNGWLQIGVFGHQPDMAEPYISTGSLYLTSLGFLSLGLPEHHSFWTAAPEDWTSVKIWGGNPSVKRDKYSN from the coding sequence ATGAAAAAGAAACTTGTTTTAGTTTTACTGTCTATGATTCCTTTTCTAAATTTTGCTCAGAATGATAGAGCCATTTGGGTTAATGAAATGGTGAAAATGGCAGATCCTGTTTTAGTTTCATTAAGTGAAGGAAAACTTAAAGAAAACATGCCTACCGAACAGTCTAGTTTTGAATATGGAGACCGGAGTTCTTTTGCGCATTTAGAAGCTTTTGGTAGATTAATGGCGGGTATGGCACCATGGTTGGAGTTAGGCAAAGATTCTACAGATGAAGGCCAATTAAGAAAGAAATATATTGAGTTAACACATAAAGCAATTCGTAATGCCGTAGATCCAGAGTCTAGTGATTATATGAATTTTTCTAATGGAAATCAGCCTTTAGTTGATGTTGCTTTTTTAGCACAAGCCTTTATAAGGGCTCCAAATGAAATGTGGGAACCATTGGATGATGATACCAAAAGGATGGTGATTGAGGCATTCAAAAAATCCAGAACAATTTCAGATATTCCGTATAATAATTGGTTATTGTTTGCGGCATCAGTAGAAGCATTTATGATAAAATTTACAGATGATGCAGATTACGTAAGAATAGAATACGCACTACAAAAACATATGGAATGGTATGTTGGTGATGGATTATACGCAGATGGTAAATATTATCATTGGGATTATTACAATTCGTTTGTTATTCATCCAATGCTGATTGATATTTTAAGTGTACTTCAAGGAACAAAGTATAGGCTTAAATCGTTAAACGAAACAGTTTTGAAAAGGGCGCAACGTTATGGTGAAATATTGGAAAGACAAATATCCCCAATAGGAACATTTCCTATAGTAGGAAGATCAACAGTGTATAGATTTGGAGTATTCCAAGCCTTATCTCAATTAGTTTTATTAGAAAAACTTCCTGTTAAACTATCAGAAGGGCAAGTGAGATCGGGTTTAACGGCTGTTTTAAAAAAGTTGCAAAATGCAAAAGGACTATATGATAAAAACGGTTGGTTGCAAATTGGAGTTTTTGGTCATCAACCAGATATGGCAGAACCTTATATTTCCACAGGAAGTTTATATTTAACGTCATTAGGTTTTTTATCTTTGGGACTTCCGGAGCATCATTCGTTTTGGACTGCAGCTCCTGAGGATTGGACTAGTGTTAAAATATGGGGAGGAAACCCTTCAGTTAAGCGAGATAAATATTCAAACTAG
- a CDS encoding LacI family DNA-binding transcriptional regulator yields the protein MKKNKITIHDISKHIRVDSSATSRALNDSVRVSKKTKTLILNTTSEMGYQRNLLASNLRKRVTNTIGVVPGISRHFFFN from the coding sequence ATGAAGAAAAATAAAATAACAATTCACGATATTTCTAAACACATAAGAGTTGATAGTTCCGCAACGTCAAGAGCCTTAAATGATAGTGTGCGCGTTTCAAAAAAAACAAAGACTCTGATTTTAAATACAACGTCTGAAATGGGATATCAACGTAATTTGTTAGCATCAAACCTACGTAAAAGAGTTACAAATACTATAGGTGTTGTTCCTGGAATATCACGTCATTTCTTTTTTAATTGA